The Gemmatimonadota bacterium genomic sequence GGTTTCGGCGCCTTCGTCACACTGCGGGCCGGCGTAGCCGGTCAGCACCCCTTGCGTTGCCGACGCCCGGCCCGGGTGAGGCTCCGCGGCCAGCGCCCCCGCTTCCTCCTCGGCCGGCACTCAGTTCCTTTGGTCAAGCATTACGGGCGCCAGACTCCACTGAGTGCCGGCTTGCGCGGTGGGGGTTCGAGGCGCAGTTTCGCGGGCCAGCACGGCCCCGGCGTGAGTCGGCGGCGCCGGAGCGGAGCGGTCCAGCAGAGAGAGGAGTTGAGCGCATGAACAGCCGGCGCGAGTTCCTGCGCAAGAGCGCAGCGGGATTGGGTGCCGCGGCGGTGCTGGGCCCCCTGACCTCTGCGGCGGCGGAGGAGGTGGCGGCTGTCGAGCCGGGCGCCGTTGCGCCGCCCATCGAGGCGCTAGAGTCGCGCCTGGCCGAGGAGCCGCCGCCCATCACGGAGGCGGAGCGGGTGGAGCGACGGGCGCGGGCCCAGGCGCTCATGGCTCAGCTCGAGGTGGACGCCCTGCTGGTCGAGCCTGGTCCCTCCATGCTCTACTTCAGCGGGGTGCGTTGGGGGCGGAGCGAGCGGCTGTTCGCCATGCTGCTGCCTCGGGCGGGGGAGGCGCTCTTCATCTCACCCGCCTTCGAGCGCCAGCGGGCCGAAAGTCTGGTCGAGTCCCGCTTCCCCATCCGGATCTGGCAGGAGCACGAAAGCCCCTATACCCTGGTGGCCGCTGCCCTGAGGGAGTGGGGCGCCGCGACCGGTACGCTGGCGCTGGACCCCAGCGCCCGCTACTTCCTGGCCCGCGAGCTGGGCCGCACTGCGCCCGCCCTGCGCCTGGCGGACGCGAGCCCGGTCATGGAGCGGACGCGGGGGCTCAAGACGGCGCACGAAATCGAGATCATGCGCTTTGCCAACCGCACCACGCTGGAGGCTTTTCGCGCCGCCCTGGCCACGCTGCGCGAGGGGATGACGCAGGCGGAGCTGGCGCGCAACGTCTCCGAGGCCATGACCCGGCTGGGCTATAGCGGCGGCGCGCTGGTGCTGTTCGGCGAATCGTCGGCCTACCCGCACGGGCTGGAAAAGCCGCAGGCCCTGCGCCAGGGGGATGTTGTGCTGGTAGATGGCGGCCTCTCCGTGCACGGC encodes the following:
- a CDS encoding aminopeptidase P family protein, whose protein sequence is MNSRREFLRKSAAGLGAAAVLGPLTSAAAEEVAAVEPGAVAPPIEALESRLAEEPPPITEAERVERRARAQALMAQLEVDALLVEPGPSMLYFSGVRWGRSERLFAMLLPRAGEALFISPAFERQRAESLVESRFPIRIWQEHESPYTLVAAALREWGAATGTLALDPSARYFLARELGRTAPALRLADASPVMERTRGLKTAHEIEIMRFANRTTLEAFRAALATLREGMTQAELARNVSEAMTRLGYSGGALVLFGESSAYPHGLEKPQALRQGDVVLVDGGLSVHGYAADDTRTVVFGQPSAEQTRVFEVVLEAQAGALAAAAPGKKAGEIDAVARKVVDDAGYGPDYRLFTHRLGHGIGLEGHEWPYLVRGSEVVLEPGMSFSNEPGIYQYGKFGVRLEDIMVITETGAELLTPPATSLDPAAVAVTSP